Part of the Propioniciclava sp. MC1595 genome is shown below.
CCGCGCCGGCCGCGACGATCTGCTCGCGGTAGGCGTCCGACGCCATCGACTCGCGCGTCGCCACGAACCGGGTGCCCAGATAGGCGAGGTCGGCGCCCATGGCCCGGGCGGCCAGCACATCAGCGCCGGAAGACAGGGCCCCTCCGAGCAGGATCGTCCCCTCGAACCACGGCCTGACCTCGGCCATCAGCGCGAACGGCGACAGCGAGCCCGCGTGCCCGCCCGCCCCAGCCGTGACCAGGATCAGCCCGTCGACCCCCGCCTCCGCCGCCTTGCGCGCGTGGTGCTGCGTCGTCACGTCGTGGAACACCACCCCGCCGTACGAGTGCACCGCCGCCACCACCTCGGACGCCGCCCCTAGGCTCGTGATCACCACCGGCACCCGGTGGCGGACGATCACCTCCAGGTCGGCGGTGAGCCGCGTGTTGGTCCGGTGCACGATGAGGTTGACGCCGTAGGGGCGGTCGCCGACGGCGTCCTCGATCTGGGTCAGCCAGTCGGCGAAACCGGCCGTGGTGCGCTGGTTGAGTGCCGGGAACGTGCCCAGCACCCCGGCGCGACAAGCGCCGATGACCAGCTCCGGCCCCGACACCAGGAACATCGGCGCGGCCACCACCGGCACGCGCAGCCGGCCCTCCAGCGATGCGGGCAGCGCCATCAGTTGGCCAGCGGCTTGTTCGTCGCGAGCAGGTGGCGCACGCGCTCCTGGTTCTTCGGCAGCTGCAGCAGGTCGACGGCCGCGTCCACCTCGAGGGGCAGCAGGTCCTCCTCAGACGCCGTGGCCCCGGGCCGGTCGCCGGTCAGGATCCCGGCGATGCGGGCCACGATCGCGCGGTCGGTCTCGGAGGCGTCCGCCCACCCGGCGTCCAGCGGCTCGGCGTCGGGGGAGTGCAGGGGCAGCTCGACCGGGGCCGGGGGCGTCCAACCGCCCTCGAGCAGCTCGAGCGCGACCGCCTTGGCCTCGGCCAGCACGCGGTGCACCGACGCGACGACCTCGTCCTCGGCGGTGAGCAGGTGCCAGTCGGCGGCCTGCCACGCCGACGTGCTGACCTCGCAGCT
Proteins encoded:
- a CDS encoding nitronate monooxygenase family protein, producing the protein MALPASLEGRLRVPVVAAPMFLVSGPELVIGACRAGVLGTFPALNQRTTAGFADWLTQIEDAVGDRPYGVNLIVHRTNTRLTADLEVIVRHRVPVVITSLGAASEVVAAVHSYGGVVFHDVTTQHHARKAAEAGVDGLILVTAGAGGHAGSLSPFALMAEVRPWFEGTILLGGALSSGADVLAARAMGADLAYLGTRFVATRESMASDAYREQIVAAGAGDVVYTPSVSTIPANFLRRSLELAGIDPDAAPGPVDLAHVTQPSEGDAKAWRDIWSAGQGVAGITDVPPVAELVDRLEAEYAAARDRLCP